The proteins below come from a single Motilibacter peucedani genomic window:
- the fdxA gene encoding ferredoxin, with translation MTYVIAQPCVDVKDKACIEECPVDCIYEGERMLYIHPDECVDCGACEPVCPVEAIFYEDDVPEQWKDFHKANVEFFNDLGSPGGASKLGLIEKDHPLVSALPPQTEE, from the coding sequence GTGACCTACGTCATCGCCCAGCCCTGTGTGGACGTCAAGGACAAGGCCTGCATCGAGGAGTGCCCTGTCGACTGCATCTACGAGGGCGAGCGGATGCTCTACATCCACCCTGACGAGTGCGTCGACTGCGGTGCGTGCGAGCCGGTCTGCCCGGTCGAGGCGATCTTCTACGAGGACGACGTGCCCGAGCAGTGGAAGGACTTCCACAAGGCCAACGTCGAGTTCTTCAACGACCTCGGCTCGCCCGGCGGCGCCAGCAAGCTCGGCCTGATCGAGAAGGACCACCCGCTCGTCTCGGCGCTGCCGCCGCAGACCGAGGAGTGA
- a CDS encoding DedA family protein produces the protein MGGVKDLADRLLNVAPGWVYLIVTLVVFAEDAFFLGFVLPGETVAVLGGVAASQGHVSFPVMLVLVVLAAIVGDSVGYELGRILGPRMLRNRLLAGRREQLEAAQRFLARRGGMAVLLGRWVAFFRAVMPALAGCAEMHYRKFLVYNALGGVIWGSIVVTVGYVAGDSYKRVEAQLGRGVAAAAAVVVVGLLLAWHVHRRRAEKS, from the coding sequence GTGGGCGGAGTGAAGGACCTCGCCGACAGGCTGCTCAACGTCGCGCCAGGCTGGGTCTACCTCATCGTGACGCTCGTCGTCTTCGCCGAGGACGCGTTCTTCCTCGGCTTCGTGCTGCCCGGCGAGACCGTGGCGGTGCTCGGCGGGGTGGCCGCGTCGCAGGGCCACGTGTCCTTCCCGGTGATGCTCGTGCTGGTCGTGCTGGCGGCGATCGTCGGCGACAGCGTCGGCTACGAGCTCGGGCGCATCCTCGGGCCGCGGATGCTGCGCAACCGGCTGCTGGCCGGGCGCCGCGAGCAGCTCGAGGCCGCACAGCGCTTCCTCGCCCGCCGGGGCGGCATGGCGGTGCTCCTCGGGCGGTGGGTCGCCTTCTTCCGCGCGGTGATGCCGGCCCTCGCGGGCTGCGCCGAGATGCACTACCGCAAGTTCCTCGTCTACAACGCCCTGGGCGGCGTCATCTGGGGCTCGATCGTGGTGACGGTCGGCTACGTCGCCGGAGACTCCTACAAGCGGGTCGAGGCGCAGCTCGGCCGGGGCGTCGCGGCCGCGGCGGCCGTCGTGGTCGTGGGACTGCTCCTCGCCTGGCACGTGCACCGGCGTCGGGCCGAGAAGTCCTGA
- a CDS encoding SDR family oxidoreductase: MPAESRNLSGSVVALTGASSGIGQAAARLLVEAGAKVVLGARRADRLEALVAELGAENALAVPGDVRKPEDQEALVAAAVERFGRLDSVVANAGLGKYGGITDASDDELRTMLETNLDGTVWTVRSAVRQFRAQGDGGDVVIVSSVAGLRGGEDEAVYASTKFGQVGLAGSLDREVRAEGIRVSTICPAGVKTEFAIGDGRTEGDPALDDYLAPEDVAFAIVTVLQQPRRLRTTLWAMWSMKQGS; encoded by the coding sequence ATGCCTGCAGAGTCCCGCAATCTTTCCGGTTCAGTCGTCGCCCTCACCGGTGCCAGCTCCGGCATCGGCCAGGCCGCTGCCCGCCTGCTCGTCGAGGCCGGCGCCAAGGTCGTGCTCGGTGCCCGCCGCGCCGACCGCCTCGAGGCCCTCGTCGCCGAGCTCGGAGCCGAGAACGCCCTCGCCGTCCCCGGCGACGTCCGCAAGCCCGAGGACCAGGAGGCGCTCGTCGCCGCCGCGGTGGAGCGCTTCGGGCGGCTCGACAGCGTCGTGGCCAACGCCGGCCTCGGCAAGTACGGCGGCATCACCGACGCCAGCGACGACGAGCTCCGCACGATGCTCGAGACCAACCTCGACGGCACCGTGTGGACCGTGCGCTCGGCCGTGCGCCAGTTCCGCGCCCAGGGCGACGGCGGCGACGTCGTCATCGTCAGCTCGGTCGCCGGCCTGCGCGGCGGCGAGGACGAGGCCGTCTACGCCTCCACCAAGTTCGGCCAGGTCGGCCTCGCCGGCTCGCTCGACCGCGAGGTCCGCGCCGAGGGCATCCGCGTCAGCACGATCTGCCCCGCCGGCGTCAAGACCGAGTTCGCCATCGGCGACGGCCGCACCGAGGGCGACCCGGCGCTCGACGACTACCTCGCCCCTGAGGACGTCGCGTTCGCGATCGTCACGGTCCTGCAGCAGCCCCGCCGGCTGCGCACGACCCTGTGGGCCATGTGGAGCATGAAGCAGGGCAGCTGA
- a CDS encoding RidA family protein — translation MTTTTAHTGHHSTVHINPTTWNAGFHYDQAQLRPAPSVLLTVAGQGATDRSGQLQHPGEVEPQLAAAMANVEELLAAGGMGLRDVLRMTVYATDVDATLAGYGAVVSRLAAAGATPPATLVGVSRLAIPGMTVEIEVSAGR, via the coding sequence ATGACAACGACCACGGCCCACACCGGGCACCACTCCACCGTCCACATCAACCCCACGACCTGGAACGCCGGCTTCCACTACGACCAGGCGCAGCTGCGTCCGGCGCCGTCGGTGCTGTTGACCGTCGCCGGCCAGGGCGCCACCGACCGCTCCGGTCAGCTGCAGCACCCCGGCGAGGTCGAGCCCCAGCTCGCCGCCGCCATGGCCAACGTCGAGGAGCTGCTCGCCGCCGGCGGCATGGGGTTGCGCGACGTCCTGCGCATGACCGTCTACGCCACTGACGTCGACGCGACCCTCGCCGGCTACGGCGCGGTCGTCTCGCGGCTCGCTGCCGCCGGCGCCACCCCGCCCGCGACCCTGGTCGGCGTCAGCCGGCTGGCCATCCCGGGCATGACCGTCGAGATCGAGGTGAGCGCGGGTCGCTGA
- the dapC gene encoding succinyldiaminopimelate transaminase, producing MSGTRLPGPRGPSLPDFPWDRLAPYKAVAAEAGGPRGGLVDLSVGTPVDPVPAAVQAALAAASDSPGYPTTHGTPALREAAAGWFDRTLGVTVAPADVLPTVGSKELVAWLPTLLGVGAGDTVVVPAVAYPTYAVGALLAGAHTLATDSLTAIGPERVSMLWLNSPSNPTGRVLPVEHLRKVVDWARERGVVVVSDECYVELSWDPSRQPVSVLHPDVSGGSHEGLLAVHSLSKRSNLAGYRAGLVTGDPALVAGLLEVRKHAGMIVPAPVQAAMTVALADDEHVREQHARYAARRTTLLESLLGSGFTVEHSEAGLYLWASRDEPCWDTVRACAERGVLVTPGDFYGSAGARHVRVALTATDADVARAAAALAGL from the coding sequence GTGAGCGGGACGCGGCTCCCGGGTCCCCGGGGCCCGTCGCTCCCGGACTTCCCGTGGGACCGCCTGGCGCCCTACAAGGCCGTCGCCGCCGAGGCCGGCGGGCCGCGCGGCGGGCTGGTCGACCTCTCGGTCGGCACGCCCGTCGACCCCGTGCCCGCGGCCGTCCAGGCGGCGCTGGCCGCGGCCTCCGACAGCCCGGGCTACCCGACCACGCACGGCACGCCCGCGCTGCGCGAGGCGGCAGCCGGCTGGTTCGACCGCACCCTCGGGGTGACGGTCGCGCCCGCCGACGTGCTGCCCACGGTGGGCAGCAAGGAGCTGGTCGCCTGGCTCCCGACGCTGCTCGGCGTCGGTGCGGGCGACACGGTGGTCGTCCCGGCGGTCGCCTACCCGACCTACGCGGTCGGCGCCCTGCTCGCCGGCGCCCACACGCTGGCCACCGACTCGCTCACGGCGATCGGGCCCGAGCGGGTCTCGATGCTCTGGCTCAACTCGCCCTCCAACCCCACCGGTCGCGTGCTGCCGGTCGAGCACCTGCGCAAGGTCGTCGACTGGGCGCGCGAGCGCGGCGTCGTGGTCGTCTCCGACGAGTGCTACGTCGAGCTGTCGTGGGACCCCTCGCGCCAGCCGGTCTCGGTGCTCCACCCCGACGTCTCCGGCGGCTCCCACGAGGGGCTGCTCGCGGTCCACTCGCTGAGCAAGCGCAGCAACCTCGCGGGCTACCGCGCGGGGCTGGTCACCGGTGACCCGGCCCTGGTCGCGGGCCTGCTCGAGGTGCGCAAGCACGCCGGCATGATCGTGCCCGCACCGGTGCAGGCGGCGATGACCGTCGCGCTCGCCGACGACGAGCACGTGCGCGAGCAGCACGCCCGCTACGCCGCCCGCCGCACCACGTTGCTCGAGTCCCTGCTCGGCAGCGGGTTCACCGTCGAGCACTCCGAGGCCGGGCTCTACCTCTGGGCCAGCCGCGACGAGCCCTGCTGGGACACCGTGCGCGCCTGCGCCGAGCGTGGGGTGCTGGTCACCCCCGGCGACTTCTACGGCAGCGCAGGGGCGCGCCACGTACGCGTCGCGCTGACCGCCACCGACGCCGACGTCGCGCGCGCCGCAGCAGCGCTCGCCGGGCTCTAG